In Centropristis striata isolate RG_2023a ecotype Rhode Island chromosome 15, C.striata_1.0, whole genome shotgun sequence, a genomic segment contains:
- the tbl2 gene encoding transducin beta-like protein 2, with the protein MEVAALFALTLLLGALVILVALAVGRRKEEIREEIQQAAAEFAAEGSAVKGAASKKPKQEKQRSRKEKASQHTFSHRLLASSLKAHSANVTCLDFSSNGKYLASCADDRTVRIWSTKDFLDREHKCLRANVELDHATLVRFSPDSRAFITWLANGDTIRIFKMIKKEDGTMTFKAAPEDFPQKHKATILNIGIAETGKFIMSASTDTSIHIWDLKGEVLASINTNQITNSYAAVSPCGRFVASCGFTPDVKVWEVCFGKGGEFKEVARAFDLKGHSAGVHAFAFSNDSHRMVTVSKDGTWKLWNTDVEYKKQQDPYLLKTVPCASSEGSRVALSPDGRVVAISDGSNVAMYNAASGQLEEEMHGVHSEDINDLRFDINGRFLVCSGDKAIRVFHNAPGYRAAIRDMQDMLKKAQNEAMKQRLQQQIKEAQSTLDTVLAAPTE; encoded by the exons ATGGAGGTAGCCGCGCTGTTCGCATTGACTTTGTTACTGGGTGCACTGGTCATTCTGGTCGCATTAGCGGTGGGCAGACGGAAAGAAGAAATAAGAGAGGAAATACAGCAAGCGGCGGCGGAGTTTGCCG CTGAAGGCAGTGCTGTGAAGGGTGCTGCATCGAAGAAACCGAAACAGGAGAAGCAGCGCAGCCGTAAAGAAAAAGCTTCACAGCACACTTTTAGTCATCGGTTGTTGGCATCCTCACTGAAG GCCCACAGTGCAAACGTGACATGCCTGGATTTCAGCAGTAACGGGAAGTACCTGGCGTCATGCGCCGACGACCGCACAGTCCGGATCTGGAGCACCAAAGACTTCTTGGATCGGGAACACAAGTGTCTGAGGGCCAATGTGGAGCTGGATCACGCCACGCTAGTCCGCTTCAGCCCAGACTCCAG GGCGTTCATCACCTGGTTGGCCAATGGAGATACCATCCGAatctttaaaatgatcaaaaaggagGATGGTACCATGACGTTCAAAGCCGCTCCTGAGGACTTCCCACAGAAACACAAGGCCACCATCCTCAACATTGGCATTGCAGAGACAG gCAAGTTCATCATGAGCGCCTCCACTGACACCAGCATCCACATCTGGGACCTGAAAGGAGAGGTACTGGCCTCCATCAACACTAACCAGATAACCAATTCTTATGCTGCCGTCTCCCCATGTGGCAG GTTTGTAGCGTCATGTGGCTTCACTCCTGACGTGAAGGTGTGGGAGGTTTGCTTTGGGAAGGGAGGAGAGTTCAAAGAGGTGGCGCGAGCTTTTGACCTGAAGGGCCACTCTGCAGGAGTTCACGCATTTGCCTTCTCCAATGATTCTCACAG AATGGTGACCGTGTCCAAAGACGGTACGTGGAAGCTGTGGAACACAGATGTGGAGTACAAAAAGCAGCAGGACCCCTACCTGCTGAAGACGGTCCCCTGTGCGTCATCTGAAGGTAGCCGGGTGGCTTTGTCTCCAGACGGCCGCGTGGTGGCCATCAGTGACGGCTCTAACGTGGCGATGTACAACGCTGCCAGCggccagctggaggaggagatgcACGGCGTCCACAGCGAGGACATCAACGACCTTAGATTTGACATTAACGGACGGTTCTTGGTGTGCAGTGGCGATAAAGCCATCAGAGTGTTTCACAACGCCCCGGGCTACCGGGCAGCCATCAGAGACATGCAGGACATGCTGAAGAAGGCCCAGAACGAGGCCATGAAGCAGAGACTGCAGCAGCAGATCAAAGAGGCTCAGAGCACCCTGGACACTGTGCTGGCTGCTCCCACCGAATGA